A single Nicotiana tabacum cultivar K326 chromosome 5, ASM71507v2, whole genome shotgun sequence DNA region contains:
- the LOC107789458 gene encoding tryptophan aminotransferase-related protein 3-like, giving the protein MAKIQRCNYVLYLLVLILLMMNIFFFIKELESKSKCSEQEKRKLSWSQRAAEEAEAVASISCSGHGKAYLDGLVVDGIPTCECYTCYAGPDCSLLIPNCSANAFGWDPLFYEPFWMENAESSAVVIAGWHRMAYSFPDPTSHLSQELEKTIRKLHSVAKNAITDGRYIAIGVGASRLLNAVVHSLSMENYSSSPYPAKFFAKPPHYPFYKLQTDYLQTRHYEFIGDPSMLNDTDVGGDVFEFVTSPSNPEGNLEGPVLKGGPNVKYIFDRVYYWPQFTAIPAPADDDLMIFSLSKLTGHAGTRLGWAVVKDVNVYNRMKEYIHQADMEMSKDTLLRALTILRVVTEGDGKKFFNFAHEILRDRWEKISHIFSLSKRFSIQHIPTQYCTFLNRAREPSPAFTWVKCKREEDKNCTHVFLEEANIRGHPGSGFFADHTYVRLGLVTRQHDFDMLISRLEQFISQEEENGYCISPSINNQ; this is encoded by the exons ATGGCAAAGATTCAGAGGTGTAACTATGTTTTGTATCTCTTGGTTTTAATACTGTTGATGATGAATATATTCTTTTTTATTAAAGAGTTGGAGTCAAAGAGCAAATGCAGCGAGCAGGAGAAGAGGAAGCTGAGTTGGAGCCAGAGAGCAGCAGAGGAAGCAGAAGCAGTAGCCTCAATTTCATGCTCAGGCCATGGAAAAGCCTATCTTGATGGCCTTGTTGTAGATGGAATTCCTACTTGTGAATGTTATACTTGTTATGCTGGACCTGATTGCTCTTTACTTATCCCCAACTGTTCTGCTAATGCTTTCGG TTGGGATCCCCTATTCTATGAGCCATTCTGGATGGAAAATGCAGAAAGCAGTGCAGTAGTGATAGCAGGTTGGCATAGAATGGCTTATTCCTTTCCTGATCCAACCTCTCACCTTTCCCAGGAGCTCGAGAAAACCATAAGGAAGTTACATTCAGTTGCAAAGAACGCAATTACAGATGGAAGATACATCGCTATTGGTGTAGGCGCTAGTCGCCTACTCAATGCTGtagttcattctctttccatggAGAATTATTCTTCCTCACCTTACCCTGCAAAATTTTTCGCGAAACCTCCTCATTATCCG TTCTATAAGCTTCAAACGGACTACTTGCAAACACGACATTATGAGTTTATAGGAGATCCATCCATGTTGAACGACACTGATGTTGGTGGAGATGTGTTTGAGTTTGTGACTTCACCAAGCAATCCAGAAGGGAATTTAGAAGGTCCAGTTCTGAAAGGCGGCCCGAATGTGAAGTACATTTTTGATAGGGTCTATTATTGGCCTCAGTTCACAGCAATTCCAGCTCCTGCTGATGATGATCTCATGATTTTCTCCTTGTCTAAGCTAACTGGTCATGCTGGAACCAGACTCGG GTGGGCTGTTGTGAAGGACGTGAATGTGTATAATAGAATGAAGGAGTATATTCATCAGGCTGATATGGAGATGTCTAAAGATACCCTATTGAGAGCTTTAACTATTCTGAGAGTTGTTACTGAAGGAGATGGCAAGAAATTCTTCAATTTTGCACATGAAATCTTGAGGGATCGCTGGGAAAAAATTAGTCACATCTTCTCCCTTTCTAAACGTTTCAGCATTCAACATATTCCAACTCAGTATTGCACATTTCTTAACCGAGCAAGAGAACCATCTCCAG CATTCACATGGGTAAAGTGCAAAAGGGAAGAAGATAAAAACTGCACACATGTCTTCTTGGAAGAAGCAAACATCAGAGGTCATCCGGGCAGCGGATTCTTTGCAGATCATACTTATGTTCGGCTCGGTCTGGTAACGCGTCAGCATGATTTTGATATGCTCATTTCTCGATTGGAACAATTCATTTCTCAAGAAGAAGAGAACG gtTATTGTATATCGCCATCAATCAACAACCAGTGA